One Pantoea trifolii DNA segment encodes these proteins:
- the argE gene encoding acetylornithine deacetylase, translating to MKTKLPPFIELYRQLIATPSISATDSALDQSNETLINLLAGWFRDIGFSVEVQPVPGTRHKFNMLARSGLGAGGLLLAGHTDTVPYDDGRWTRDPFTLTEHDNKLYGLGTADMKGFFAFILDALRDVDVTKLSKPLYILATADEETTMAGAKYFSESTQLRPDCGIIGEPTSLKPVRAHKGHLSNVIRIQGQSGHSSDPSRGVNAIELMHESITQLMQLRNTLKERYNHDGFAIPYPTMNFGHIHGGDAANRICACCELHMDIRPLPGLTLSDLDGLLNDALAPVSARWPGRLTVGELHPPIPGYECPADHELVQVVEKLLGVPTEVVNYCTEAPFIQQLCPTLVLGPGSINQAHQPDEFIDTAFIKPTHALITQVVQHFCH from the coding sequence CACTGGATCAGAGTAATGAAACTTTAATCAATTTGCTGGCCGGCTGGTTCCGCGATATTGGCTTCAGTGTAGAAGTGCAGCCGGTACCTGGCACGCGGCATAAATTCAACATGCTGGCGCGCAGCGGATTGGGCGCAGGCGGCCTGTTACTGGCCGGTCATACTGACACCGTGCCCTATGATGATGGCCGCTGGACGCGCGATCCCTTCACGCTGACGGAACACGACAACAAGCTGTACGGCCTGGGCACCGCCGATATGAAAGGCTTCTTTGCCTTTATTCTGGATGCGCTGCGTGACGTTGACGTGACCAAACTCAGCAAGCCGCTCTACATCCTCGCCACCGCCGATGAAGAGACCACCATGGCGGGCGCGAAGTATTTCTCTGAATCAACGCAACTGCGACCAGATTGCGGCATCATCGGCGAGCCAACCTCGCTCAAGCCAGTACGCGCGCACAAAGGTCATCTGTCGAATGTGATTCGTATTCAGGGACAATCGGGCCACTCCAGCGATCCGTCACGCGGCGTCAACGCCATTGAGCTGATGCATGAATCCATCACCCAACTGATGCAGCTGCGTAACACACTGAAAGAGCGCTACAACCACGATGGGTTTGCCATTCCTTATCCAACCATGAACTTCGGCCATATTCATGGTGGCGATGCCGCCAACCGCATTTGCGCCTGCTGTGAATTGCATATGGATATTCGTCCGCTGCCGGGCTTAACCCTGAGCGATTTGGATGGTTTACTGAATGACGCGCTGGCACCGGTGAGTGCACGCTGGCCAGGACGATTAACCGTGGGCGAACTGCATCCGCCGATTCCAGGCTACGAATGCCCGGCCGATCATGAGCTGGTGCAAGTGGTGGAGAAGCTGCTGGGCGTGCCAACCGAAGTGGTAAACTATTGCACTGAAGCGCCTTTTATCCAGCAATTGTGCCCAACGCTGGTTTTAGGCCCGGGATCTATCAATCAAGCCCACCAACCTGATGAGTTTATTGATACCGCATTTATCAAGCCGACTCATGCGCTTATCACTCAAGTCGTGCAGCATTTTTGTCATTGA